A stretch of Lathyrus oleraceus cultivar Zhongwan6 chromosome 6, CAAS_Psat_ZW6_1.0, whole genome shotgun sequence DNA encodes these proteins:
- the LOC127092985 gene encoding uncharacterized protein LOC127092985 gives MSSLGTSKGILEIAKFGVYVTVPIVLMYVYASNTDNTLHKFIGKKSYVEYPKDTQKPPPPEELREMAREIARKRNNP, from the exons ATGTCATCACTGGGAACTTCAAAGGGGATTCTAGAGATCGCTAAGTTTGGGGTTTACGTTACTGTACCCATCGTTCTTATGTACGTTTATGCCAGCAATACCGACAACACTCTCCACAAGTTCATCGGAAAA AAGTCATACGTTGAATATCCCAAGGATACACAAAAGCCACCACCGCCAGAGGAGCTTAGAGAGATGGCGAGGGAGATAGCTCGCAAAAGGAACAACCCCTGA